TTCCGATTCATTATCTGGTAGAAGGGGAGGTTCGATCGATTCAATTCGAAGTCGCGGACCTTTAATCTTTTAGGTATTCAATCCTTTCGCGAATGGATTCGTTGGAAGGGTTTTTCTTAGCCAAATCTTCGAGAAGTTTAATGGCTTGGACTTTTTTCCCCATAATGTCCCAAAGATCAGAAAGTTCGAGAGCAGGCCTTGGGTCACTTGGAGACTTAGAGAGAAGCCCTAAATAAATTTCTTCTGCTTTTTCCAAGTCACCAATGAGGCGTAATGCGGCTGCCTTTCCTAGGAGGGCGAAGTAATCGTCACCACTGGCAAGAATTTTATTAAAACATTCTAGCGCCTTGTCATAGTTTCCAAGTCCACGAAGAGAATCGGCATATCTGTTGATGATGAGTTTATTATCAGGATCGGACTCGAGGATTTTTTCCCAAAAAGTAATAGCAGTTTTGAAATCTTTTTTCCCACGAAAAGATTCGGCAAGGCCATAAAGGGCGAAAAAGTTTTTTGGATCCAGTTCTTTGGCTCTTTCATAATAAAGAACCGCTTTATCAAAGTCCTTAATTTTGCGGTAACTATTTCCAATTTCAGTTAGGATTTTGATATTGTTCGGTTGGCTAGAAAGTAATTTTTCCCACCATTGGATAGCATCCAC
Above is a window of Leptospira perdikensis DNA encoding:
- a CDS encoding tetratricopeptide repeat protein — encoded protein: MENTDTEKPQEDEKFTKIKALAKEAYRFLDQGRFKEAKERLDILLDEDPSNTYGLVGLGDYYAKTKQPEQAIQYYRKCLAGDTTNKFSLMGLMNAYRDLNSLKRIIEVAEEFHHITITDASILSRVADAHRKLKNFKESEVYYMEALQINPHDQYVIVGLGHLYFACQRYVDAIQWWEKLLSSQPNNIKILTEIGNSYRKIKDFDKAVLYYERAKELDPKNFFALYGLAESFRGKKDFKTAITFWEKILESDPDNKLIINRYADSLRGLGNYDKALECFNKILASGDDYFALLGKAAALRLIGDLEKAEEIYLGLLSKSPSDPRPALELSDLWDIMGKKVQAIKLLEDLAKKNPSNESIRERIEYLKD